From Ananas comosus cultivar F153 linkage group 2, ASM154086v1, whole genome shotgun sequence:
CAAGTAACTTATGCAGATTAGCGTTTGCAGGCATTCTTCCTAAGAAACAACTTTTCAAATTAGGAGAACTTAAACATGTGGAAGCCAATATTTGATTAACATAAATAGTTAAACTACGTGCTAAGATGAGGGAGAAACCATTGGCCATAGTGGTCATAAATCATCAAACAACTCAAAATGGAAAGATTAAGGGACGGGGAATTTTAGGATATGATTTTAGACAATACAAATAGAAAGCTAACTATATTTAGATAAAAAGTTAGGAGAAATTGGGCATCACATTTGAAACCTATTCGtttgaaaaacgaaaaaaaatgtaagagtCTTCTATCTAAActctaaaatttcaatttaaaagtcAATATAAAGAGCATTAATTCAATTAAGGAAACCTATATATCATAGTTAAGACTTTACACTTTGCCACGTGGCAGTTTGTGATTCGACATGAAACCACGCTTACATGATAAATAAATGTAATTAGCACTGGCACATCATTgaatgatcatttttttttggtttgttttgTCTTTTTAGGACATTAGGTAGTAAACTTGCATCTACCATAACAAATGATTCTTCTAGTTAGGATGCAAAGCAGATGTGATCACACTTTTCATTATCACCACCGGACCAAAAAAATGGATTAGGTATTATTTTTTGGTTCTTCTATTAAGACTTCCTAAATATTTTGAGTCATAATTGCTCTTGCTCTTTTTTTTAGCTGGTTGTTGAGTTGTTCcctaataataaaatttggctTCTCCTTGACTTAATGACGTGACATCTTTTTAAATCAATTATCAAACAAAGTGGTCCTAGTTTTTTCACCAACGACTTCACAGAATTGCAATGTCCTCACCAAATTGGCCAGATTAATTGAATGAAATGAGTGGAAATCAGATTACAATAAAGTTCTGCAACTACACATTTAAGAGGATTTGAATCAATAGAGTAGACATTTATCAATATACACACATAATAATATTACTTTCGATCTAAATTTGAGTGTGCTTTTTACAAGAAGTGATAGCAAAATATTTATACACCACGGACAAAACAGCTTAGCGACCAAATATATCAGCAACTACAGCAGGCACGTCTGTAAATGAGGCTTCCCtgttgtttcttcttcttcttcttcttctgccgTCTCCTCTTTTTTTAATCTGAATTTAAAGGGCTTCACTGTTCTGCTAACCGACAGAAGCTAACAGCTTGATTTTTTTCAAAGTGTTAATGTAATCATATAGATCCTCTTCTGATGTGAGATTTGAGTCGCACCAGGAAAACCAGAGCTTCATGAGGAACCTAGACCACAAATACCAAATTTGGTGCAAAGTAGGTCTGCAAATttaggaaacaaagaaaaaaaatgacataGCACAAAATATTCTAGTTGCTAAGTGACAAATACTGTCGAGTCATGTAAACAATCTGCTTAACTAAATGGTTTTAGAGGTGGAGAATGTATGTAGaaggaatttatgtgaattttgaaTGACAGCGCACTCCCCCTCTTAAGAATTATGAGAATCATCAAATTGGAAGCAATTGTTTGGtctttctttcagctttgttgATGTGAACATTTTCTGCCTTCTGGTCTTAGCAGCCTTCTCAAACTATGTTTCAGAATTTGATTTTCACTAAAGAACCTAAAATGCTTCATAAAACAGAAAAGATTTGCATGATCGATGAAGTGTTGTTTGAGTAGTGCTATTGAGGAAAGCACTATTTTGAAATTCCTCCTCCAATTTCACTCTATAACGGAATTAGAAACTCTAGATAGGAGCTACTTTTAGGACAAATCTCATATTCACTTCCGCCCCATATCAGAAGCTTTGGTCTCTCCTCTTTGTCAAACACTCCACTAGAGGTAGCTGCAGTTCAAAGCATAAGCAGAAGTTGGGCGAAACAGACACTTGATTGAGATTACCATCATGTTAAGCTCAATGATTAGAGATGTCCATATTTAGTCAAGTTTATCAGTGGTAACTCAAAGAATTAAGCAATGTTAGTAAACCCAAAGCAAAATGGCAAAATCTTTCTATTCTACCCCGCTTCTTTTATGGTAATACAAAAAAGTCAAACAGACTGAAAGCTATCAATAGCTAAAAGGTATATAAAGTAATAAAGAACAAGTATCAGTCGTGGCAACAATATGATAACTAATGGATCTCAAAGCTATAAGGACATAAACTAAGAAagtaaataagagaaaaatgaaTGCCTATTGGAATGCagtctctttttttcttttcccaatgGAGAATGCGGTTTCAATTACCAGAGAAgttaatgaaattttaaatctctaagaTCACACGGCATGAAATGTTAGGCATATTGATTTATTCAACCTTCTTCTTGTCAAACCACCTTGTACTGACTGCCATAGGACCTAATAGATCAACGACACTATAAAATAGAAAGCAAATATTCAAAGCCAAAGCCTAAAAAACtagcaaaatttcataaaaagaaaattaaaatgcaATCACATACCATCCGTTGTGTTTCACTTTCATATCAAAGGAGCCCCTAGATATCTTCGCATATGGTAGCTGCGGAGAACAGGAATGTGATTGACCTTTTGGCCACCCCCCTCTCTTAATCTACCCATCAGTGCATCCATGTCAAACAAGTGAAGCTCTTTAAGGCTGCTCAGCTGTTCTATGCCTTCTGGTACTGTGAACAATTTCTTACAAGACGTGATGTAAATCTTCTGAAGGTTAGGCATCGCTCCTTCCAAATTAACACTTTCTAAATTAGCCAAGCGATCAAGAGCAAACATTTTGAGCTGGGGAAATCCTTGATTGAAGTATAATCTCTGCCCCTCGTATGCCTGGACAAGCACAAGTTCAATAAGATTAGGCAGTCCATGAAGTACTTCGAGTGAGTTTTCCGCCAATTTCGACCACCTAAGTCGCAGTCTTTTAAGGTTATGGAGAGAGGAAAACCATGGAGGTAAATTTTCCAAAGGACCCCTTAGATACAGACGTTCGAGCCTTTCCGGAGGTTCAAAATACTGTAGATCAAGCTGCTCATGCTGCTCCTCTATGTAAATAGATGATACCGAAAGAGAACGAAGTTCCTTCATCTTTGAAACAGATGAGCAAAGATGCGGACCATCCTGATTTCTCAAATTGACAATGCCCAACCTCCGCAGTTGCGTCAGTCCAGCCAATTCTCTAAGTACGCCGTTATTTTGTTTTGCATCAAGATATATTAGCTTCTGCAATTCTCCTAGTCTCCCTATTCCTTGAGGAACTTTAATGCCAAGAGCATAGTAGTATGGCGGTTCTTGTCCTATGTAATAGCGATAAGCAAGAAGATGGCGTAGGTTTTTGAGCTTGATGATCTGTGAGGGCAACTCAGATACATAGGTGCCTTTGAGGTCCAATGTTTGTAGGTTTATTAGCTTTCTCAAGGACTTGGGAAGCTCACTGACCTTCGTATTCCTCAAGCTCAAATACCTCAAGTTCAATAAACTGCCAAACTGTTTTGGAAGCATCTCGATAGGTGCACCCTCTAGGTCTAAGATTCTCAGTAATTTAAATCTACAGAAAACGTCAAGCATGGACGGGAAACCTATGGCATTTGATCCAAAGAAAAGCACAGCACGAAGGTAGGAAGCTCTTGTATTTTGAAGAAGATCATCGTTGGCTTCGAAAATAGAGAGGCGCCGAACCGTCCCTTCGATCTTTTTGACCTCTCTAGTAAGAGAGGAGCCAAAGTTTTCCTCCTCTGATTTTAAGATGATGATATCTCGGAACAGATTGTGAATTCTACAGGTCCTTACCCTTCCATAATCATAAGATTCTGATACTTGAACCATGCCCCTCTGCATCAGTTCATTGAGATAGCCCACTGCAACTTCTTCTAAAGTTTTTCCTTCCTCGCTTCTTGCAAATCCTTCAGCAATCCATAACCGGATCAGCGTCACACGTTTAATGGAATAATTCTTCGGAAACATGTTGAAATACAAGAAACAAGATTTCAGGTTGTAAGGCAAGTCTTTGTAGCTGATGGACAAGATCCTCATGACATGCTCGAGTTTGGGGCTTTTAGCTCTCTCCACCCCTGTAACATGCTCAACTTTGCGGTCTATAACTTTCTCTGTCCCCCTAGCATGCTGAATTTCAGAGATTCTATATTTCTCCCTCCCCATAACATGCTCAATTTCAGGGATTTTAGAGCTATTCATCACCATAACATGCTCAATTTTAGAGCTTTTAGCTCTGTCCGCCCCCATAACATGCTCAATTTTAGAACTTTTAGCTCTGTCCGCCCCCATAACATGCTTCATTTCAAAGCTTTTAGCTCTATCCACCGCCATAGCATGCTCAGTTTTGGGGCTTTTAGCTCTTTCCGTCCCCCTAACATGCTCAATTTCGGGGCTTTTGCCTTTCTCCAGCCCCATAACATATTCAGTTTCCCGGCTTTTATCTTTCTCCACCCCCCTAACGCGCTCAATTTCACGGCTTTTACCATTCTCCACCCCTATAGCATTCTCAATGTTGGAGCTTTTAGCTACCTCCGTTTCCATAACATGCACACCTTCAGGGCCTTTACTTTTCTCCAACCTCATAACATGCATGAATGGAGGGCATTCATCTTTTTCCCAATCGAGGCTCTCAAGCATTCCCTTCCAAGCCTCGACATTCCTCCCCTTCGTTGATAGTAGCCCGCCAATCGCCACAATTACAAGAGGCAAACCCGAACACTTCTCAATGATTTTCCACGAGAGGTACTCCAGCTCCGGAGGACAGGACTCAGATTGGAAAGCTTTCTTGCAGAAGAGCGACCAAGCATAATTACGAGGAAGTGGGCTAAGATAATAATGATGAACATCTTTTGAATCAGAGTCGAGCCCCTTTTTCGCTTCGCTCCCAGAGTTATCACTAGAAACCTTGAAAGCTGAAACAACTTCAGCGCTTCGTGAAGCAACCACAATGCGGCTACCGCAGTTATTATCGGGAAGTGCGTACTTGAAATACTCCCAAAACCCGGAACTCCACACATCGTCAAAGACAAAAATGTATCTTCTGTTTCTGAGACAGCGGCTTATCATCTCCACCAGCTGAAACTCGCTCATGATATTGGTGCTCGCGGGCATCGGCTCCTGCCTCTCCTCGAAGATCTGATTCAAAGTGCTTCTCAGAAGCTCCTTGATCGAGTACTCGGGGGTCACGATGATCCACGCATGGTACTCAAACGACCCTCTAACGTTTTCATGGTTGAAGACGCTTCTCAGGAGAGTGGTCTTGCCCGATCCAGGCATCCCCACCACAGAAATCACCTTCAAAGTCACCTCTCCTGCCATCAACAATTGAATCATATCCTTTTTCGGCTCATCGGTGCCGACGAAATCGGCTTCCTCGAAGAAAAGAGGAGCCAACTGGTGCTCATCCAATCTGTACCTTGTGAGATTGGCCGGCTTCTCCCGATCGGAGAAGTTCGTCACCGTCAAGTTCCTCTGATCGATGGCGCGAAGGCGAGCTCTCATTTCCCGGACCTGCATGAATACGCGGCAGCGAGCAGACAGGTATTTGACGAATTGCACAGCCCCAGACAAAAAGCCAGTAGTGCCTTGCCGGCTGTACTTCCCAGAGAAAAACATCAGCTCATCAAGCAAGTCTTCAGTGTCGTAAGCAATCTCTCTCAGCTCTCGGAGAGACGCTTTCAGATTGTAGGTGTCATCTCCTCCGTTCGTGTCTCTTATCAGCCTGTTTATACCCTCCAAGAGAGACTTGACATCCGCGATATTTGCGTTGAAAACCCGCCTCAGGATCGTATCTTCTTGATCGAGCAGTTTCTGGAGTTGGTCTTTCCCCGAGACAGCAGCAGGCTCAGAAGTTCCGGCCATCGAAACTTAATCTACAAACTGGGTCTGAGGTGGTTCGGATGAAGAACAAAACAAAGTCTAAAGAAATTGGTTGGGAGTTTTCTTCTTTCAGCGGAGGACATCAATGGATGGAGTATTTTGGATtaatcaaagaaaaagaaaatttacaacACAAGAAGAGATAGATAGAGCAGGTACAGCTAAACGTTTTAGGAGACGAAGGATTGAtacgaaaataaaaaagggaaatGCTAAAAAGGGTTGGGATGAGAAAAACCAGCGGCAGAATCCGCGAAGGTCGACATCGCCGAGGAGACAGAAGAGCAGGGAAGGCGGGGGGCAGGAAATTGAC
This genomic window contains:
- the LOC109728111 gene encoding uncharacterized protein LOC109728111, translated to MAGTSEPAAVSGKDQLQKLLDQEDTILRRVFNANIADVKSLLEGINRLIRDTNGGDDTYNLKASLRELREIAYDTEDLLDELMFFSGKYSRQGTTGFLSGAVQFVKYLSARCRVFMQVREMRARLRAIDQRNLTVTNFSDREKPANLTRYRLDEHQLAPLFFEEADFVGTDEPKKDMIQLLMAGEVTLKVISVVGMPGSGKTTLLRSVFNHENVRGSFEYHAWIIVTPEYSIKELLRSTLNQIFEERQEPMPASTNIMSEFQLVEMISRCLRNRRYIFVFDDVWSSGFWEYFKYALPDNNCGSRIVVASRSAEVVSAFKVSSDNSGSEAKKGLDSDSKDVHHYYLSPLPRNYAWSLFCKKAFQSESCPPELEYLSWKIIEKCSGLPLVIVAIGGLLSTKGRNVEAWKGMLESLDWEKDECPPFMHVMRLEKSKGPEGVHVMETEVAKSSNIENAIGVENGKSREIERVRGVEKDKSRETEYVMGLEKGKSPEIEHVRGTERAKSPKTEHAMAVDRAKSFEMKHVMGADRAKSSKIEHVMGADRAKSSKIEHVMVMNSSKIPEIEHVMGREKYRISEIQHARGTEKVIDRKVEHVTGVERAKSPKLEHVMRILSISYKDLPYNLKSCFLYFNMFPKNYSIKRVTLIRLWIAEGFARSEEGKTLEEVAVGYLNELMQRGMVQVSESYDYGRVRTCRIHNLFRDIIILKSEEENFGSSLTREVKKIEGTVRRLSIFEANDDLLQNTRASYLRAVLFFGSNAIGFPSMLDVFCRFKLLRILDLEGAPIEMLPKQFGSLLNLRYLSLRNTKVSELPKSLRKLINLQTLDLKGTYVSELPSQIIKLKNLRHLLAYRYYIGQEPPYYYALGIKVPQGIGRLGELQKLIYLDAKQNNGVLRELAGLTQLRRLGIVNLRNQDGPHLCSSVSKMKELRSLSVSSIYIEEQHEQLDLQYFEPPERLERLYLRGPLENLPPWFSSLHNLKRLRLRWSKLAENSLEVLHGLPNLIELVLVQAYEGQRLYFNQGFPQLKMFALDRLANLESVNLEGAMPNLQKIYITSCKKLFTVPEGIEQLSSLKELHLFDMDALMGRLREGGGQKVNHIPVLRSYHMRRYLGALALNICFLFYSVVDLLGPMAVSTRWFDKKKTIVLTQTARAREKEREREREREMPVAEIAIAQSFAGSGLGSLVLPTLRKFLYCIELVRGKHAGTEELNSNLDGLKALLRDTEGNGGSQTLTIMRRNLTELRYRTEAAVDAASIHLAHAQDPGCRGCLCKCAHNIWNSCSLCSLANDIVDLARDVEPFKKVMSETLSKRMGEFVPRPDNRARSSAAPAGRLENRHVADVIADAVLVGTDAPRKALFDLLVPAGEQRPRLDLIAVAGESGVGKTVLTRDVYEDRKVKACFDCHVWVAMDVALTDKQFLTKVVSLLYGETNRNLPRGIDKMEVQQLRLQIHAQLVSRRYIIVLDNLNKRDEELTLFLEHALPKDSYARVIFTTLIPDFQPPSSHNLTTIDLKRLSPEEATLHFCRSTFEAEECPTHLRDLAREIVELCEGLPFVIAVVGGLLSKRERSDEEWGRFLADLRRRGNIGVVTAVLAMSINGLEAKHKNCLLCFGIFPRGCAVTSANLIRVWIAEGFVEAEQGVAEAERPLEDIANGYLEELRQRRVIQQAESYDYGRTKSWKVHDIIHQALVAIAEEENFSTISMRHSMLKYRNIRRLSVQDTMEEFPQSVSFKRLRTLFIFKQISNMPRIFPSKKTLRALNLEGARIDRFPKEIESLIFLRYLNLRNTKISELPNSLKNFKFLQTLDLKGTCLSKLPNEILELNSLRHLLVYHYDTAESPPLINGVKVPKGIGKLKELQTLSVVDADNDGDIVEELKHLSQLRRLGIVKLRAADASKLLVFVPGMRHLSSVSLTLSSVDDQPLSLQDLAASRCLKRLYVRGELQTLPTSFSSLKNLVRLRLRGSKLREDLFRVLEGLQSLAELSLIQAYDGEQLVSKQGGFPKLKILDLDQLDNLINVTVEGAMPGLEKLIIRNCEKLKTVPLGIMRLTNLKELHLFEMPENFLSKLSGGEDCDKVKHVEYICYYKQGVPRKIPPSHHPGIRIREETTISQLTSTDPTRKGKEIAEEPPEEIKLVTAEARNKSSLEIFTEEFLEIVKGSKISYADITVGLSNPMEDFQKNPNAVAGGALSQKEVQVLLQNRDTGASSSSTDLVTRQQNTETTK